CTTTTCGCGAATATTACTAGCAGCTTTGCCGAGTTTGTTTTGGCTATTCTCGATCGGGTTATTGTCTGGAGTGCCTTTGTAGTAGATACCTTCTGGTGTTTTTACGGTATCGCCAATATTGCTTCTGTTGGCAGTATTGTCAGAGTAGCTTCTATTGCTGTAATAGCCTTGGTCATCATTAAAATTGCGTCTGACATTATCACCAGAGTTTGGTTTTAATGTATCTATAGCTTTATTCAACAGGTTCTTGTCATTGCCGCTATTGCTAACGTTATCGGGTGTGCCTTTGTAATAGATACCTTCTGGTGTTTTCACGTCGGCTTGTGCAACCATTCGATTACTGTAGCCGAAACTTTGCATTCCCAAAAACGCCAAACCCATAAGGAAAACTACCATAATTCGGCGCACAATTACATTTTGTATCCAAGAAAATACACGTGTCATAGACATGCTCCTTTGCATTACAATGAGTTTATTTTTAATAGCTATAAAGCTATTTCAGGGTTTAAGAACAACTTTGATACAGTTGTCTTTTTTCTGTTGAAAAATGTGATAGCCGTGGGCTGCTTGTTCTAGCGGTAATTTGTGGGTGACAACAAAAGATGGATCGAGTTTTCCATCCAAAACGAGCTGTATTAACAAATGCATATATTTCTGCCCGTGCATTTGTCCCATCCTGAAGGTTAGAGCTTTGTTAATAGCAGCACCGAAGGGCATTTTATCTACAAAGCCACCGTAAACACCCATAATGGAAAGAGTGCCACCTTTACGTGCAGCCACCATCATTTGTCGTAGTACGTGGGGACGGTCAGTTTCTAATTTCAGCTTTTGTTTTGTCTGATCGTAGAAGTCTTCAAGACCGACACCATGTGCTTCTAAACCCACTGCATCAATGCAAGCATCGGGGCCACGGCCACCAGTCATCTCTTTCAACGCTTCGCCAGCATCAACTTCTTCGTAGTTGATTGTTTCTGCTTTGGCAAACTTTCTGGCCATTTCTAGACGTTCGGGAAAGCGATCGATCGCGATTACCCTCTCTGCACCCATCATATAGGCGCTAATCATGGCAAACTGTCCGACAGCACCGCAACCCCAAACAGCTACGGTATCACCGGGTTGAATATCGCAGAATTCGGCTCCCATATAACCGGTAGGAATGGCGTCAGAGATAAATAGCAACATCTCATCCGGTATGTCGCGAGGAACCTTCAGCACGCCTACATCTGCAAAGGGTACGCGCACATATTCTGCTTGTGCGCCTGCGTAACCACCTAATAGGTGAGAGTAGCCGTAAATTGCTGAGGTGATATTGCCATATAATTTTTCTTCCATCCAACCTTTGGGATTGGAATTATCGCACAGCGACCACATATCGCGCTGACAATAATTGCAGTGACCACAGCCAATTGTGGAGGGAACAACGACGCGATCGCCTATTTTTAAATTGTGGACTCCCCTACCTACTTCTACCACTTCCCCCATAAATTCGTGACCGATAATGTCACCTTGTTGCACTGTGGGAATATAATCACCGTAGATATGTAGATCTGAGCCACATATGGCTGTGGAAGTAATTTTGATAATAGCGTCGCGTGGGTTGAGAATTTTCGGATCTGGCACCGTCTCTACCCGGACATCGTTGGCTCCATGCCAGCAAACTGCTTTCATATTGATTAGTCCATAGTCATTGGTCATTAGTCATTGGTCATTAGTCATTGGTCATTGGTTTTTCCTACAAATGACAAATGACAAACTACTAATGACTACTGGCGTCCAGAGGGTTGACCTTCAGTGGTAGCAATTTCTCCGGCTTCCATGAGCATTTTGAAGCGGCGCAAATCGTCGCCAATTTGCTGTTCTGGTTCTTCACCGAAAAGTTTAGCGATCGCAGCTCCCAATTGCCCGCCAGGAGGGTTATATTCTAGAACTACCTTGACTTCCGTACCGCGATCGCCTGGTGCTTTTTGAAAGCGCACAAAACCAGAATTATCTACATCTGCGTTCGCTACCGAAGCCCAAGAGATAAATTGATTTTCCCGATCTTCTAGAATATCTGCATCCCATTCCACACTATTACCTAAAGGTGCATTGGCAATCCAATGAGAACGTGTCTCGTTGTACACCTTCACAGATTTGAGATGCTTCATAAATGTCGGCAGATTCTCAAAGTTGTGCCAAAAACGGTACAGTTCGTCTACAGGTCGATTAATTGTCACCGTCTTTTCAACTTTGATTGGTTTATTCATGCCAATTGCTTCCTGTGCTTGCTGAATCGTGCTTTGCTTAGTTACACCTTGATATATCAGACCGCCGCCAGCTAAAGCCGTTAACGCGCCTCGCAAAGAGCCTTGTCTTAAACCCATCAGCACCATAGCGCCGCCACCGATTAAAGAAGCCCAACGTTCAGCTTCACTGGCTTCACCCTGATTTGTATTTGTTCTATCTCCTGGTGTCGCAGTCACTTTTTTTCTCCTGGGTACAGTAAAATGACCACTTGAAGACGCAAAGACTCTCCTCTCTCTCTGTGTTCTTTGCGTAACGGACACTTTCCACTTTGGGAAAATTCCTGCATGGAAGTGTCCTCTTCTGTGGTTCACAAACTAATTACATAGCTGTAGCTGCTCCTGTAGTAGGCTTGGGAGGCTTAACCTCTGCGCCTACACTTGTGCGATACAGTTCTACTAAACGCTGTTCGTATGCCAATAAATCTTGGTAAATTTGTTTGAAAATAGCAGTGGCAACCGGATCGGTAAACTGGGCACACAAATTGCCAATATCGCCAATTCCGGTTTGCAAATCGCCCAAAGCGCAGCGTATTTGATAGACGTCATCGCTACCTGTGAAGGCAGTTTTGACTTTGGCATATTGTTCGGAGATATTTGCAGCTAAGGAGGGTTTCTCTCCCAATCTGTCGAGGTATGTTTCCAGTGTCTGAATATGGCGCTGTTTTGTACCAATCAGTTCTTGAAAAATGGATCTGGCTTCAGTGTTGGATTCTTTTTCGAGGTACTTCTCTAAGGCTTCTAAAGAATAACGCTCGCCCGCCAAAGCAGTATTCACACCTTTAACAACATCTCCTTTAGTGGAACCACCCCAAGCATCAGCTAATTTCCACCATTCAGCAGATGTATCGGTTTCGGTTGGTAAGGCCGCATCTTTGCCACCGTAACCTAAACGGCTCAAAATTCCTGTGGTAAAGATTGCTAAATCTCCTGGTTCGCGAGAAGTAATTAAATTGCCATCAACTACTAGCGGCTCATCGATAAAGTTTGCACCAGCATTGATGATGTCTTTGCGAATCGCACTAAAACCAGTAATGCGTTTACCTTTGAGCAAATCGCCTTCAATCAACAGTTGCGGGCCGTGACAAACCGCAGCCACCCATTTTCCTTGTTGTACAGCTTCTTGTACAAAGCGTACTGTGTTGGGATTGCGCCGCATTTTATCGGGAGCCATACCGCCAGGAATTACTACTGCATCATATTCCGCTGCGATCGCCTCTGTGGTAGTTGCATCAGCTTGGGTACTAAGTTTACCTTGTTTACCCTTATATTTCTCATTCATGCGAGAACCGAGGATGACTACCTCCATTCCTGCTTGTTTTAAGCCATTATAAGGCACAGTAAATTCTGCATCCTCGACTCCATTTTCAATGAGGATTGCAACTTTTTTCTTACCGGAATGGTTGTTATGGTTCACCATCTGATTTTTCCTATGTCACTGTATAATTCAACTAACTAAAATAGTCAACTAATTTGGTAATTCGCTTCATCAAAAAGGCTGATTTTTGAGCGCATCTTCATCAATTTTGAATTGTCAATTATGAGGGAACCTCGCTAGTCGGTGCGGTAGTAAACAGTTCTTCGTAATCGTGCGAGAAATGGGTGTGAAAAGCAGTAAATTTTTCTGGTGTAACTGCATTTTCTAAGACTGCAAATACAGCACGTACATGAGTTACAGCAGTTACTGGGTCAATATCTTCCTTTTGACTTGTACGAGCAATAAATTCTTGTAAATTGAAAGATTGTTCCGATTCTCCCTGATTTGTTGCTAAATAATTTCTCAGTTCATCAGGTAACTGGGCAGCTAATTCATTGGCTTCATCAGATCCAATCCTTTCTTTAATTGTTTCTAATGTGGCACGGGTAGCTCGTTCTGCTTCTGCACGAGAATTCGATTGAGCTAGGCTTTGTACATGGGTAATAAACTCGTTGTATTCCACTGTGTACCTCCGGTTCTCCCGATAAATGCTATGGTTTAGCATTCAAATAGCTGAAAGCACAAATAAAATTCAAAAAATATTGATTTGATAAATCCTGAGAGTTTTTGAATAAAAATTAGTTATAAGCAATAAGCAAATAAGTAAAACTTTTATGTTTATTAACTTATTACTCATAACTAATAACTTCAACTACACGGGGTTTGACCATGAATTCATATTTACCAGAGTATGGTTCAAACACTAAATTAACGTCGTTCCCAAGGGATAGATTCTTTTATTTCTAAAGTAATACATCCTTAGTTAGACAAGCTTATGTGAGGAAAAGGTTATGGTAAAGATGCAGAAATGGCGAGAATTATGGCAGAAAAAAATCGTAATGAAGAAATAAACCCTGATGATTTGCCTCAAGCAATAACAGAATCTTACGGCACTGGAGTAAAAGACCTACCAGGATATAATATTGGTGGGCGTTCTATGCAAGCAGAACGACGCGAGTATACAGAAACTAGCCCAGAACTCACTGGCGGCGATGTTGACGCTTATTGGGAAGATGCAGATGCAGTTGGAGATGAAGCAGTTGGTGGTACTGTCGCGACTCCCGATCAAAATGTCACTGAGGAATTAGAAGCAGCCGTTGGGCTAGAAATGGACGATCGCTCTTTTCTCCGCACTAATGATATTTTAGAAGAGCGTGACGATCGCCGTTGGGAGTTAGATCCGATGTCTTCTGAAGATTATCAAGAACGCAAATAGCTCTGTCTTCTGTAAAAGGTTCAGAGTCTATTGCCAATCTCACTCTATCTTGGCATTAAGTATAGATAGAGTGTTTTTACTGTAAGTGATTATACTCTAATATAAATATATAAGCTTCTATCGACTAACTGAGAACAGTTAAATTATGATTACCAAGCTGATTTTCTGAGCTATTTGATTAATGGCTGGAAATTAAGTATAATTACTGATAGACATTCTAAATTTTACGCATTTAAATAAAACGTGATTCCAGCTAAAAGCTAATTTCCGAGTTTGTACTGAAACTACAAAATTTTTGATTGGCAGACTTCTCTCAAAAAAATAGCCAAAAAGTAGGATAGTGGTACAGTTTGGTAAAATGTGTCTTTTGGCTAGTGTAGGTTTACTTTTAACTGCAATCGGCTTTGCAGTTTGATTGTTTGTATACTCATATCAATTTTTCTGTATAGCTCTTAGCTAGAAGTAAAAACGAATCTCTTGTTTTCTAGCTAATTTGAGTCACAGAGTATTGATAATTAACTGTCTTTTTATCCGAGCAAAACTAACCAAAACCTAACAAATTGAGTTGAGATACAAAACTCTCATTAGGTCTGGGGTTCGCTACCATTAAACAAAATAAACAAATTGGGTTCGGGAATTCTTCACCTTAAGTTAAGCTGCTTCACTTTCCCGAATCTTAGTTGTCTAATACAAATTCTAGAATTAGTCTAAAACTGATGTCAGATTTAAACGTCTATCAATTAATTGACACAGAAGTATATAAACTGAGCAAATCCCTGAATTCGTTAATAGGAATAATCAGCCTTTTCCGTTTGGTAGGCTATAGTTTATTGCTATTAGCATTTTTAGATTTAGTCGATATATTGTTTCCTCTACAATTTAGGAATCATGTTTGGGAATTGCAAACGACGGGAGCGCTAGTGGAACAGGTTACTATACCATTAATTGCTATCTTGCTAGTATTTGCTGGTAAGTTAGAAAAGCGCTTGAAATGGGAAATTGTTATCTTGGGGCTATTATCTAGATTAACTTTATTAGTTGGATTATTGTATATATTACTAATTCCTTTAGGGATTAGTAGTAGTGTAAGTTTGTACAATGCTAATCTTCAACAATTCAATAACGGATATAATCAACAGGTATTTCCTAGCAATCAATTTGAACATCAAGTTAGCCAAGCAACATCAAGAGAATTTCCAAGTCGCTCATCCGATGAAAACAGTTTTCAAGCCAGCAACAGTCCAGTAATCTTAGAATTTAATTCCGATCGGCAAGAACTAGAGTTACAGCAATATTCTGGAATCAAGTTAATTAAGAATTCGGTGAAATGGAATCTAGGAGCTTTAGTTTCTGCTGTTTTATTTATTAAAATTTGGCAAAAAACTGTCTGGGCGAGAGAATTAAGTTGATTGTTAAACTATTGATTTTTCATGCTAACTTTCTCAGGCAAATCTTTGGATCTCAATTAGATAACCATCAGGATCGCGTAAAAAACAATGATAAATCTGGTACTTTTCATTAAATGTCGGTGGTTTTTCAAATTCAACACCACGCTTTTGTAGGTACTCAAACCATTCATCTACTTGTTGAGTTACCAAGGTAAAAATATAGGACTTACGCAATTGGCACAAATAGCAGGCAGGGCACAGCCCTGACACGCGACAATATAAATCAAACCAAGTACATAAAAATACTTGGGCGCTTCAGTTGCTGAATTAAATAATTAGAAAGCAAGTTATGCTTGATTTGATAGATAGTTTTGCCAGTTCTATAGGCTAAATTCTTTAACCTAACCCAAACCAACATTGCACAAGCAATATGATTTCTTTGGAGTCTAGCTTTCCGACACTGGCAAGATTCAATGCCAGTTAGTTGTTTAATTTCCCTGTGAAACTCCTCTATTTTCCAACGAATTTTACACACCTGTTGTACAACATCCGTGGAACTTTGAGATAAATCGTTAGTGGCGACATAATCCGTTCTGTTGGTAGAAACAGTAACCCGGAATAGTTTCACTTTTTTATTAGCTGGGAATCCTTTAATTTTTATGATTTTACCACAGTCTAATTCTTCTTGGTTCCATTCTAATAATTCAATCCGTTTATATTTTTCTTGACCAAATGTATCATCAACTAAACGATTATTTTTTAAAGGGCAATAATAAATTTTGTCTAAGCTATCAATATATAGCATTAAACTGTGTACCGCATACCATGTATCCATCAAAACAGTATCAAATGGTAAAAGCTTATGATACACAAGGTTTTGGAGCATATCTTTCACATGGTCTATCTTGGTTTTCCCATCGACATCAGGATTAAAAATTCGATAATCTATGACCCAAAATCTTTGAAGTGTAGGGTTGACATACACGCAGCTAACTACACCAATGCCTTTCAGGACACCATGCTCATTACCACTATATTGTCTTCTGACTATTTCTATTTCTTCAGAATACTTTTTATCTAAAACGCTATCATCAAATATGATGTAACCATTTTCATCAGACTCAACGACCTCTTTCACGTTATCCCATAGTAAACGAGGTGTTAATTTTTCGGTTTTCAAATAATAGTTAATTGCGTCATGACTAATACTCTCTAAATGCTCTGCCAAATTGGTAATTGTATAATTAATTTGACTACTTAATAAATATTGGCAGTAATTAAGCTTAGTAAATCTCATTACCCTTAGCGAAATTTATCTAATATAACCTCTACCTATTTTCTCACGAATATTTCGATAGTACTTCCAAGACAGCGACTTCTATTACGAAGGCAAAGCTTTCAAAATCAGATTTAATTAATACATATGTACTATGAACTAACGATCGCATTGTGCCAGTTGCGTAAGTCCTGAAATAATACTGGATGGTTCAACATTAGTTTTTGTAATAGACTCTCCACTTTTTTGGCATAACCCCAAGTACCCAGAACCGGTAACAGTATAAATCCGGCAGGTACCTTGGTCGAGCCATAACTGAAAACCAAGCTGGTCTTCATAGAACCGGGTTGAAGCTTCAAGATCTTGGGTATATAAAAAGGTAATTTGTCGATCAATTGGCGGGCGATCGCACATTGGATAGATTAATGGTACAAATTTGAGCTATGCTAAACTCAGTTTAGCTTTTCTGTTGAGAGCGAATTTAAGTTTGGGAATCTCACAGGATAATTGATTTACCGATCTCAAAGAAGCTGGCTAATGTGGAGCAGACCTCAGTTATGCCGACTTTGGCGGTGTAGTTCTCCTCAAGACTGACTTCAGTGGGGTTATTTCACAAGATAGCGCAGAAAAGAGATCGGGTTGATGAGAATGTAATCAGTATCCCCTGTTTTGTCATCTGCTAATTATCCTGCTTGTCTTGCGTAATCCTTACTCCTACTAAACTCTGAGCAGGCTTTGAAAACTTTGCCCACCTCAGGTTAATTTTTGAAAAGTTTAGTTTCCTTGCTTATCTATATAGCCATAGAGTTATATAGAAATTAAAAAATTAGGAATTGGGTATGAGTAGCGATTTAGCAACCAAGTTACGGGAAGGAACAAAACACTCCCATACAATGGCGGAAAATACGGCGTTCATGAAATGTTTCCTGAAAGGGATTGTGGAAAAAGAGCCGTTTCGGAAACTGATAGCGAACTTGTATTTGGTTTACAGTTCGTTGGAAGAACAGCTTCAGCGTTATAGCACTCATCCTGTAGTCAGTCGGATTTATTTTCCGCTGTTGAACCGCAAGACAAATTTAGAGAAAGACCTCGCTTTTTACTACGGTGAAGATTGGCGCGAACAAATAGCGGCGCTGGAAGCTGGTAAAGTTTATGTGGATCGCATCAATGAAGTAGCCAACAGCGAACCTGCATTATTAGTTGCTCATGCGTATGTTCGCTACATGGGGGATTTATCAGGGGGACAGAGTTTGAAAAAAATTGTCCGTTCAGCACTGGAATTACCAGCAGATAAAGGAACTGGACTGCATGAATTTGAGCAACTACCTACAATTGAAGCTATCAGAGCATTTAAAGGACAGTATCGTGATGCTTTAAATGCATTACCAGTAGATGATGCTTTAGCTGAAAAAATTGTTGCAGAAGCAAATTATGCTTTTGAACTCAATCGTAATGTTGTCCATGAGTTAGAAGCTGATGTGAAAACTGCAATTGGCGATCGCGTTTTTGATTTGATTACGCGCCAAGATTTACCTGGTAGCACAGAACGCTCACCCGGTCATACTTCAGTAGAACTAGTTGCAGCTGAATAAGCATCAACATCCAAAGTGAAATTGAAGGAACGAGTGTAGGTATCTTTTCTCTCCAAACTGGATACCTGCACTGATGAAAATGCATACCATTTGAGATTTTGGATTTTGAAATAGTTAGTAACTCAACTTTTAGCAATCCATCTTTCATCAATTGGTATCAGGACTTTAATTTGCCATCGTAAAAGCTTTTGGTGAATCATACTCACAAGAGTAATTTTAAATTCCCCTATAGCCACTAACACCGGATTAAGACATTCAAGGTTATTAGCATCATGAAACTTGCAACGCAAACAGTTCAATTCAACTCGGAGTTACTCAAAAAATACGACCAAGCTTTGCCTCGATATACAAGTTATCCACCAGCAACAGAGTTAAAAGAAAATTTTGGCGAGTTGGATTTGCGATCGGGCATTGCAGTTGGTAATTATAAAAATATTCCTCTCTCTCTCTATTTTCATATACCTTTTTGTGAAACTGCCTGCTATTTTTGCGGTTGCAATACAATTATTACCAAAAAGAAAGAAATAGTAGATCCATATTTAAATTATGTGGTGCGTAACATCCGACAACTTTCTGGGCTAATTTCCTCAAAGCGCCAAGTACATCAATTACATTTTGGCGGGGGGACGCCTAATTATTTAACTAAGCAGCAGATGGATTTTCTCTGGAATACTATTAATAGCCAATTCAATTTAGATCCACAAGCAGAAGTTTCCATTGAGATTAATCCTAGATATGTTGATAAAAACTATATCTTTTTCTTGAAGAACTTAGGCTTTAACCGCATT
The genomic region above belongs to Calothrix sp. NIES-2098 and contains:
- a CDS encoding alcohol dehydrogenase, which translates into the protein MTNDYGLINMKAVCWHGANDVRVETVPDPKILNPRDAIIKITSTAICGSDLHIYGDYIPTVQQGDIIGHEFMGEVVEVGRGVHNLKIGDRVVVPSTIGCGHCNYCQRDMWSLCDNSNPKGWMEEKLYGNITSAIYGYSHLLGGYAGAQAEYVRVPFADVGVLKVPRDIPDEMLLFISDAIPTGYMGAEFCDIQPGDTVAVWGCGAVGQFAMISAYMMGAERVIAIDRFPERLEMARKFAKAETINYEEVDAGEALKEMTGGRGPDACIDAVGLEAHGVGLEDFYDQTKQKLKLETDRPHVLRQMMVAARKGGTLSIMGVYGGFVDKMPFGAAINKALTFRMGQMHGQKYMHLLIQLVLDGKLDPSFVVTHKLPLEQAAHGYHIFQQKKDNCIKVVLKP
- a CDS encoding cyclase/dehydrase → MTATPGDRTNTNQGEASEAERWASLIGGGAMVLMGLRQGSLRGALTALAGGGLIYQGVTKQSTIQQAQEAIGMNKPIKVEKTVTINRPVDELYRFWHNFENLPTFMKHLKSVKVYNETRSHWIANAPLGNSVEWDADILEDRENQFISWASVANADVDNSGFVRFQKAPGDRGTEVKVVLEYNPPGGQLGAAIAKLFGEEPEQQIGDDLRRFKMLMEAGEIATTEGQPSGRQ
- a CDS encoding PfpI family intracellular peptidase translates to MVNHNNHSGKKKVAILIENGVEDAEFTVPYNGLKQAGMEVVILGSRMNEKYKGKQGKLSTQADATTTEAIAAEYDAVVIPGGMAPDKMRRNPNTVRFVQEAVQQGKWVAAVCHGPQLLIEGDLLKGKRITGFSAIRKDIINAGANFIDEPLVVDGNLITSREPGDLAIFTTGILSRLGYGGKDAALPTETDTSAEWWKLADAWGGSTKGDVVKGVNTALAGERYSLEALEKYLEKESNTEARSIFQELIGTKQRHIQTLETYLDRLGEKPSLAANISEQYAKVKTAFTGSDDVYQIRCALGDLQTGIGDIGNLCAQFTDPVATAIFKQIYQDLLAYEQRLVELYRTSVGAEVKPPKPTTGAATAM
- a CDS encoding glyoxalase/bleomycin resistance protein/dioxygenase, yielding MCDRPPIDRQITFLYTQDLEASTRFYEDQLGFQLWLDQGTCRIYTVTGSGYLGLCQKSGESITKTNVEPSSIISGLTQLAQCDR
- a CDS encoding heme oxygenase — encoded protein: MSSDLATKLREGTKHSHTMAENTAFMKCFLKGIVEKEPFRKLIANLYLVYSSLEEQLQRYSTHPVVSRIYFPLLNRKTNLEKDLAFYYGEDWREQIAALEAGKVYVDRINEVANSEPALLVAHAYVRYMGDLSGGQSLKKIVRSALELPADKGTGLHEFEQLPTIEAIRAFKGQYRDALNALPVDDALAEKIVAEANYAFELNRNVVHELEADVKTAIGDRVFDLITRQDLPGSTERSPGHTSVELVAAE